One Thunnus maccoyii chromosome 14, fThuMac1.1, whole genome shotgun sequence genomic window carries:
- the eif4ebp2 gene encoding eukaryotic translation initiation factor 4E-binding protein 2: MSTSRQLSESRAIPTRTVLINDTTQLPHDYCTTPGGTLFSTTPGGTRIIYDRKFLLDRRNSPIAQTPPAHLPVIPGVTSQHVLNENQKNEANNHINNHDGKPTTGDDAQFEMDI; the protein is encoded by the exons ATGTCGACCAGTCGTCAGCTGAGCGAAAGCAGGGCCATCCCGACCAGGACGGTGTTGATCAACGACACAACGCAGCTACCTCATGACTATTGTACCACCCCTGGAGGCACTTTATTCTCTACCACTCCCGGAG GAACCCGGATCATCTATGACCGCAAGTTCTTACTGGACAGGCGTAATTCTCCCATCGCCCAGACCCCACCAGCTCACCTGCCTGTCATCCCTGGAGTGACCAGCCAACATGTCCTGAATGAGAACCAGAAGAATGAAGCCAACAACCACATTAACAACCATGATGGCAAACCCACTACCG gtGATGACGCTCAGTTTGAAATGGACATCTAA